A segment of the Salmo trutta chromosome 3, fSalTru1.1, whole genome shotgun sequence genome:
AAGTAGATGAACCATTTTTCTGCCTCTGTTTGTGGTTATACGTCCCAGTCTGTGTTATGTCACAAAGTGTCTCTTTTCTTTGTAGAACTCCCACTGATTTGACCTTCTAATGGGTTGTTAATAAAAGTAGGCatatgtttttgtgtcacgatCCGTTATGAGCTATGTTTATTGGGGTCATCTTCCTATTATTCTGGCACAAAATTACTGTCTGTTGAGATACCTGGTAAACAGAGTAGGATATCTAGGTCacatggccaggtcgcagttgtaaatgagaacgtgttctcaactggcctacctggttaaataaaggtgaaataaaaaaatcgaaATAAAGACCCAGTTATCAAATAGATCTGAAATGTTTTCTTATTTACAGATGGATTAGGTCCAGTGGTGTGGTGAGGGACTACTAGATAATAAGAGGATAGGTTTTAAACCAGGACTAGGCCTACATTTGGTCAGTTACTAAATTGAAACATATTCTGAAAGATTGAAATCAGATTGGTATCTGCTTTGGCCCTGTAACTGTTAAGATGGATAAGATAACAATTCATTATCATGTGATTATTTCCTGTTTGTCATGTGGCCCTACAGTGTCCATGGAGCGGCGGAGGAAGCGGTCCCACAAGTTCCTGTGTCTGCGGGTGGGCCAGCCCATGAAGAAGACGTTTGTGTCCAACGCCAGCGCCTCCATGCAGCAGTACGCTCAGAGGGACAGGAAACATGAGTACTGGTTCGCTGTGCCgcaggagaggtgtgtgtgtgtgtgtgtgtgtgtgtgtgtgtgtgtgtgtgcaccacaCTGCTGCGCCAAGGTTTGCAGAATCACTGTAGTGCAGCCCCATTGTCTTCCCAGTGCCAAGCCCATCTCACTATGCTGCcactagaccagaccagacagctagattatttatttattcaccCACTCTGcagacacacactgtcacacacacacacacacacagacatacacaaatatgtatagaatagaatacatgTATTTTTCACAGAGGGAACACAACTAACCACTTTTTTCCCTGTGTGAAAAGTGGACCAGGCTGTGAAAAGCAATCCAGTTACATACATTTTGTGCAGTATCTCAGTGTGCTTTGGATGACATTTCTGTCCACAATAGCACAAATGAACTGTTTTTGCCCTTTTATGTTAATTGGTATTAATCGTAATGAGATCTGCAATGTCAGCAGTATTCATAATGAATGTATCATTTAGGCCTTTCAACCAACACCCAGTACAAGGAAATATGTATCTTCATCAAAAGCTGTAAAATATGTTTTTCTAGTGAATGATTCCAAATTGCTTCAACAGCTTAATTCAATTAGTTAATGCTGAAAAGTCACTTTGTTGCAATGAATTTGCCACAGCCTCATTATCAATGTTGGGTCCAAGCACAGTGCTGCCTTTGTCTCcagtcctggagagagagagggcagaaagTTATGAATCCGATAAGATGTTTGACCAGCCATTCTTTGACTTTGGAAACTCTGCCCTTCAGCTGTTTTCATTCCCAGTAGCCAGTAGGCTTGTGTTGACCAGCACAGCACACACCTCTCAGTCTCACATGTTAATCTCATttgaagcaggcagacaggccacCAGTATTGTCTAGGgtcacagacacagtcacaccaccatcaccatcaccatggcCATGTGCCATTGTAGGGTGGTTGGAATGTGTTTATCTCAGAATGTCTCCTGTAATGCTGCCCTGTTACACTGCTGGCTCTGTTCCCAAGGATAGCACTGTgcctttatacacacacacacacacatccgtgCACAGACGCGCACACTTACACATactcacgtacacacacactttcgtacacacaaacacacgtgcatgcacacacatacactggcaGACTGACTATGCCTGCTGGATGACCTAGTTGAGTGGCGACCCAGAAGATATGTGTAAAGTATCCTGACAATGGTGGGAGAGTTCCAGGCAGTGGGGAAAAAGACCATATAGAGCCTGATACATAGAGACACAAGACAGCAGAGTGGCATAACAGTCTCATGCCATTTAGAGACGGCCACAGGAGacaggaaacaggagacaaagggctgtgagacatgggtttattCTAAACATAGGAAAGGTAGGAAGTATACGGAGGGTATGGGGCAACAGAGGACAGTACTaaggacgaacagcagaggggctaatgatcttggagcaGGGGGGAAAGGTCTCGGCTTCTGGGGGTGTAGCTGCAAGGCTATAGCAGCGTGCCAGCGCATCTGGCTTGACCTTCTTGGACACCGGTCGGGACTgcggaagcgaagtggcccgggccttactgaacccctcccAGAGGTCCAAGGACTTCACAGAGCTGGCGGAGAAGTCCGGGGCAAATTCCAGGCCCCCAGGAAGACGTTCCGGGGCATGcagagctgacttcaggcaatgagtgtggcagAATGGACTCCAGCCAacgatggcaccagtagaccagtcaacagagggattgtgtcgctggagcctagagaatcccaataccacggaaACCTGCGGAGACTCAATTAGCAGGAATTGGATCGTCTCTCTGTGGTTCCCCGACACTCGTAGGTTGACGGGGGTGGTCTGGTGGGTGACCCGCCCGTCCAGCACTCTAAcacccatgggaatggagaggggttgagtggggatgcccagctcggacgccagggtaaCGTCCATGAGACTCACATCGGCCCCCGAGTTGATGAGTACCTGGAGAGAGTTGGACTGGCCGCCCCACTGCAGGATGGCACGGAGAGGGGGCCGAGTAAGGGGAGACGAAAAATTGTCTTTaagacccaccagagtactcactcCAACTAATGAGCTAGGTCTTTTGAAGGGGCAGGTAGACACATAATGACCGACAGTtctgcaatacagacaactctgggcGTCAAGTCTGCGTACGGGttcggctggagacagcctagccctgccgagctccatcggctcgggaagaggtgaatTGGCTATCTCCGGAGGCTCTTGGAGGGACTTGGGTAAGCTCGGATCCTCTCGGGGACGTAGACGCCGGGGACTTCCGGAGTTCATTAGATGCACGGGGGGATCCTTGAGTGAGGGATTGGGACCACAATcggacctcttctccctcctacgttcccaCAGCCGACCATCGATCCGGATGGTTAAAGCGATGAGTGAGTCAAGATCCGGCGGTAGTTCTCGGGCTGCAAGCTCATCCTTTACCTGCTCCGATAATCCATGCAGGAACATGTCAAACAGCGCTTCCGGGTACCAGGTACCATCCGCTGCTAGTGCGCGGAActccaccgcatagtctgccgCACTGAGAgagtcctgccgaagctggagtaacttccaggcagcctctctcccggaccaCGGAGCCTCAAACCTTTTTTACCTCCACCACGAATccctccagactgaagcatacGGCCGACTGTTGTTCCCAAACGGCCATAGCCCAAGCGAGGGCCgtcccggacatcagcgtaatGAGGTACACTATCTTAGAGCAGTCAGAGGGAAAGGAGGAAGGCTGCAGCTCCATGACGAGGGAACACTGAGTGAGAAACGCCCGACAAGTGCCCGACTCTCCATCGAAGCACTCCAGGGGAGGTAAGCGAGGTGGCCGGGGAACCGAAGTGACGGCGCTGCTACCAGCCAGGTTACtaaggggctgggaggttaccgttGTGGTAGGCTGCCTAGTAGACAACCCACGGACTTGCTCCCTTAATGTGTCCAATGCTTGGTCGTGACGTTCGGCCACGgcctggaacccttccatcagaccacgaagcaactcctcgtgccttCCAATGACAGCTCCTTGGGAGGCGATGGCTTTGCGcggctggtccgagtctgctgggtcagtcatggccagttcatactatcacgtttgaaggtaagacccaggtgcagacagtgtcAAAGGACCAGAAGTTTATTAATTCGAACACGGGAAATGGCAAatgtacaggacggcaggcaggcttaggtcaggcagaggtcggtaatctaGAGTAggaggggcaaaggtacaggatggcaggcaggctcagggtcagggcaggcagaggttggtaatccagagtagagggCAAAGGTataggacagcaggcaggctcagggtcagggcaagcagaaggacaaaaccgggaaaactagagaACAAGAATATAgacaagacaggagcaaggggaaaaacgctggtaggtttgaggaacaaaacgaactgtcaacagacaaacacagaacacaggtataaatacacaggggataatggggaagatgggcgacacttcAAGGAGGTTGGAGGCAATCACAAAGactggtgaaacagatcagggcgtgactgtctgtgtttctgtctctctcccctcccaggtCCGAGCACCTGTATGTGTTCTTCGTCCAATGGACCCCAGACATGTATGGGGAGGGGGTGAAGGGCATCGGCCACGAGCCAGGGTTCATGGTGGTCAAGAAGCCTTCAGGGTTCGAGACAAGAGAAGACGAACCCCTCACGGATATCAACAACAAAGAGTGGGAGGTAAGGACTAGAGAACTGAGGTGTTCCACACtacattctacactctgtgttgtTTCTTACATGGCTGGATGTTGCTGTACAGTAGTATGTGTAGTAGTTACaatacaatgagtgtacaaaacaataggaacaccttcctaatattgagttgcacccccttttgccctcagaacagcttcaattcctTGGGGgtatggactttacaaggtgttgaaagcgttgcacagggatgctggcccatgttgactccaatgcttcccacagttgtgtcaagttgactagatgtcctttgtgtggtggacaattattgatacacatgggatactgttgagtgtgaaaaacccagcagcgttgcagttcttgacactcaaactggtgcgcctgacacctactaccacaccccaTTCACAGacgcttaaatcttttgtctttcccattcaccctctgaatggcacacatacacaatccatgtctcaattgtctcaaggcttaaaagaccttctttaacctgtctcctccccttcatctacactgattgaagtgacatcaataagggatcatagctttcacctggattcacctggtcagtctacgtcatggaaaaaccaggtgttcctaatgtttggtacactctgTATATTTACCTACTGATCCAGCCTGTGTTGTAGTCCATATATGTCCTATTTGTTATATGCTTTCATTCAGTCAAGTGATTTCTTTTGTAGTGATATGACTGTGTGTAGTGTTAAATGGAATGTATTTGCATTGTTATTCTGCCATCATCATTATCTATGCTCCTTAAGGTTATTTGTGTGTTCAAATTATTACACTGTCATTTATGATTACATTGTTTTGATCAATCTGTCCAAGTGTTTGCTTGATGTGTTATAGTTATGTTTATTGTGTAATTTGTGTGAATAATATTTCCTTTGGTCGGAAATGCGCAATCTTCACTCAGATTACAACAACCACAATGTTTTGCATGATTGTGAAATCATTTTGTTCCAAGTCAGTTGTCCACGTTATTAATGCAGTGTATATGGCATGCATTAATATCTCTGTTGTCGTCAGTCATCCCAAACTATAGTTGTGCTGGATGACCTGACTGACTGGGGTGTTCCGCAGTTGTAGACAGATGGATGGAATGGTTCCCGTTGTGAAAAGCTGGTTGGTTAAAGAAGGCACATAGTGAATTCTTTAAAACATGTGTGGGCATTCTTGTGACCGTAATATACATAGTTGTGTTCAGTTCGCTCATTCTCTGCCCTATCCTTAATAGTGGCTTTATGGGATTTTCATTTCCCCTCAAATGTGGAAGTAGGGTTTTAGGATTTAAGAAGCAAGATTTTTAAAGAACAAATTAAGGACTGTTAATGCATTATTCTGGTGTGAATGTAGAGGAATGGGAAAAAGTCCAGTGTGTGGACATGGCTGCTCAAAGTCTGTCCAATAGGTCGgctggctgcacttgcttgagGTATAATGGGGAGAGGATAGATTCATTGCATACAGAAATTGATACGCAAGCTGTGGCTGGGATTTAAATTTTAATGTAAATGAATGGTGTAGGAAACAAAGTGGGCTGATTTGTTTGGGCCTGGTCCTGAAGAGGCTACATGATCCAGTGATTTGAATAAGTAAATAGTTGCCTCTTTTATGTTGACCCTTTAAGGTAAACATGGATTTTAAACAACACTTAGATTATTTGTCTGTAATAACTATAATGCTGTTAGCCTTTTATTATACTTGATTTGGTCATTGATCAATAGGTCTACTGtgctttatgtgtattgtatgtCATGAAATATGGCAGGTACGACAATTCAAGCCACTTCAAGGATTAACGTTTGACGTGTGCCCAAACTACTCAAAATTGATCCACCAAGCTTTTTATTGTTACAGTGATGTTACACGAGAAGTGCATTTGATCTCCCTACAGTACCTCatgaaacattttaaaaaatgtactgGTATTGTATCTTTAAATTGCTCTAGTGAAGTATGCAAATAGGAAGTGCCCTCTGCCTTTGAGCAAATAAGGAGCTGGCTTTGCTCCTGTCCTGCATTGCCACTGGCTCTTGCGGGTGTCAAACAAACATCGAAGACCCTTCTAAAATGTTTCTATTTTAGTTCGCTAGTAGATTCCCCGCCCGTCCGGTGTCTGGTTCAACATCGACTTGTGGAGATTGGAATTACTTCAAGAATCTGGAATGTGACTGTCGAGCTCAACCTCACcctgaaagaaagaaatgttCTCTAGAAGGGTGAAGGAAGAAACGCCGCTGACCCCTAAGTACACTTATGTATGTATATAACAGTCCGTGTTTTAGCTAcgcgtgttttgttgttgttagcCTGCTAGCTACATTACTGgatggctagcttgctagcaaaATGCAAACGGCTTGCCCAGTGACTGACTGAAATCAAAATAGCCACTGACATATTTGATGAGTCTAAAAAGACAGCACTTGATGTTGTCGCTTTGTATCACTCCTTTTCTTTGGTTCTTGTTTTGGAAAGTTGAGGTTCCGTTTTTTTTTCAGTGAACAGAACAGTTTGTGAACATCGTGCTACATTGTATGTAACGATAGTAACTAATAACATCGTAGCTAACTTGCGACATTGTATCAATACACTGTGTATAGCTTACGGTTCTACAATTTCCATTTCATCTACAGTGATCGGCTTCTCTGTAATGGTGAGATATTATATCTATACCGTTAGTTGGATGGGCTGATGCAATGTCTGTTTTGGAAAGAATGACCTTCATGTAAGTTGTTATTTGGGAGGAAGGGAAGCAGAGAATAGCTTAAATAttgtagcctggtctcagatctttGTGCTCTTGCAAACTCCATTTCTCATTGtcaagcacaaacagactggcactcaggctatggTCGTTGGCCAGCCTGAGACGTTCCTCCTAAACACAGAAGATGGGGACTGCAGCAAACTGGCCTGACTTGGCTTTTCTAAATAGACTGCACTTTAGTGTCAGCTAAAGTTAGGCTCCAAATAAATATTTAATGAACACTGTAGTTAACCTTTTCTTTGCATTATTGAGAACTGTAATGTGGCAGCTTGTTTGGGAAAACGTTATTTACACCATGATTAATGTGACTAAAGAGGTGTTTCAAGGTAACTTATTTCTGCTTGACCCAAGTTTGCCCAATCCAACCTGACTCAACTAACTTTTACCTAGTTTATGGCAGAAATTCATGTATAGCCTAATTCTATAGTAGATTCAGACAATTTCATAATTGTTCTAGTTTTTGACATGCAGTATCATAACATATTTATGGATAGGCTTCATTTGCAGGGGTACACAGCTCCGGTCCCTGAGGGCCACCCACCCACAGCACTGCTCGTGTCTATAGAGACCTATtaagtaggcctactgtactggGAGTAGTGCACCCCTTGAATGGGTTTGTTATGCTATTTCATATGACCCCATGATTGCACTTTGTGCTGATTCATGGTTGCATCCCCTTGAAGAGTCGGGCCTCAAGGGGCTTAGCTACCTTCTGAAGTAGAAGTCTGGCTTTAAGATGTTATTGTGGAGGTGGAACTTGTAGCTATTGTTAGACTCAGAACTGCTGATAGGCTATTTTGAAGGGGGATTCCTGTGTGTGCTAGCTTCCATGCACTCTGTCTGGCAGAGATGTTTGCTTCagcgtattattattattattattattattattattattattattattaatgatgatgatgtaaaGCAgcactagggctgggaattgcccaGGActtcacgatacgatattatcaccatacgtaggatatgtattgcgattctcacaattctgcatattgctcactatatgtcagctgcagagagaggagagcattaGAAAaggagttttgatcagtcatgtaaATAGAAtagctgaaaacatgttggctcactatttaaaaaggtGCAGAACAAGCTATAGGAGGAAAAATATTGGGAGATTTGGcacaggtacagccaactagcactAGCTAAAGCTACTTAGACCCCCCCTGCCCCCcgatacttggagtcaaagtaCCAATATTGCCCagaataatattgcgatatgtaactgtattgattccccccccccccccccatactacTCCCTTATTGGGGGGGGTGCCAGTAAATCATCTCTGCTCAGCAGGTCAAGCGAGGCTGTCTGGGACTTGTTCTCCATGGGTTAGTACACATACTGACAGGATGTGTTTTGATATGCTTTCTGGACGTGGCTAATTAAATCGTTACATCAGAATTCTTGGAGTTCCTCTGTGCTCTTGTCCTGCTATACCAAATGGGTGATTCAGTTTGACTTGATTCAACATGTCTGTACACTAACAGGCTGGTAAGTGCTTGACGGTGCACTAGTGTCATATCACCTACAGTCCAACGGATCCTCTCAATTGATTAAGATTATCAGAAGAATGTCCTTGTGTGGTTTCTCTGGTTTAAGTTGTTTTTGTTCTGCCTGTGTCAGAATGGCTTGTCTGCCTCTCGTCCCTCTGGCTGGTCCTAACATCCACTAGTGGTGTTGATTTAGATTACACAACCATGCAAAACACTATTCTATTGGTTCATATCAACCACCTCTTGTTCAAATATTAGATTTTAAACCCATTAAGCCTATTTAATGGAGACCTGAATATCACATACCGGTAGATGTATAAATATAGACAGTGATGTCAGGTCTCCCCACCTTCAAATgtactctctcccctccctctgctgTGCTCATCCTTTTTCCTCCATCGCCAGCAGCTGAGttacacttcctcttcctgtctccGCCCCCCAGGTAGTGTCACTGACTGAGTACCACCGCCGGATCGATGCGCTAAACAGTGAAGATCTGAAATCTCTCTGCAAGCGGCTTCAGGTGCCCCACTCAGCAAAGCTCCAGCTCTCCATTCCCTTTTTCTagactacgtcccaaatggtgccctattccttatgtagtgcactacgtttggccactattatgtagggaataaggtgccatttttaGATTAGCCCCTGCCAGGCTCTGTTAGCGCCTTAGTGTGTTTCTGACCTCTTGCCTCTCACCCAGTTGTCCTACCTGGGCTAACCTTGACCTGGGCTAACCTTGACCAGGGCCCTGGGATGGGCCGGCACCATGATGCTGCAGCTTCGTGTAGCAACTGTCCAAAGAACCGCTATGGGGATAATTTGAAGCGTTTTGTGCAACCAGCAACTAATACCTggtagagaaagggaggagggtaATTTATGCCTCCATGAAGTTCCCATAATGCCCTGCATATCCACTTTTCACAGCTCCTCACTGACCACTGCTGTGGTTAGTTTTAAGAACGCCTCATTACTGTTTATTATTAGCCATAGCTAATTAGGTAGCCTAGTCCCAAGGCTGTCATAGAGACAAAGAATGTGAATCATAATACAATATGTTGTAGCCCATCTCTGTTGAGGGAGGGGAATTTTCCTGAGGTTtctcgactctgtcaatcaaatGTGGAATTTGTGTTCCTCCACTTTTGAGTGACTCCTCACAAACTGTGTTCATCAATCCACATCTGGGTAGTGAGGAACCGCTGCTTCCCATCTACCTCTGCTTTCtattggagggagaggagagggggagggagggagggaggtagacgGGGATGGTGGGTGGGTGGAAGTGGGATTCGATTCAATCCATTAAGTGGGTGCAGGATTGTTTGCGGAGGACAATGCAGGTAGTTCAACAGGACTGTAACATGATCACGGTCAGGCCACCAGTGTCTAGGCTCTCTACAATCAGGCCTGTTATGGAGAAAGATAAACAACCCCCGTCGGAACTCAAACAGTCCAACACTGTGTGTCCAGCTCAATCACAAATAGGACTTCTGGACCACTCATTATTTACTGTGTTTTGCATTTTCTCCAGCCAACATTCCTATTGTGCTAAGTATAGAAATATCCAGACTCGGACGTTGTACAATTTAGCCTCCTGATTTGCCCTCTGTATATGGATATAATGCACATTTCCAAGTGTTATTACAATTCTGGAGAAGCCCACATGTTTTTATGAGTCATTTATGCTCTCATAAGCCAAGGTTGGCTCCTTACCTTTTAATGTGTTACTGACATAAAGGAGTCTAGTCTTATGTTCTCCCTAAACCCATTGCTCCCAAATTGATGATTTTCAAAGCTGAGTTAATTTGTTATATTAAGTAGGCCTATCTTTTATATTTGTGTTTCCTGTGGCTCATATTAGCCTGTAAATAATCCTTCCTCTGCTGATATGAGACTTTATTCATATCTTTAAAACCACCTGCTTAGAAATCATATGACACACCCCCACTCCTAGTAAGTCATGTGGTATCGGTTTATTAGCCGATAGAAAACATCTAGCACAGTGTTCGGTTTATTAGCCTATAGAAAACATCTAGCACAGTGTTCGGTTTATTAGCCCATAGAAAACATCTAGCACAGTGTTCGGTTTATTAGCCTATAGAAAACATCTAGCACAGTGTTCGGTTTATTAGCCTATAGAAAACATCTAGCACAGTGTTCGGTTTATTAGCCTATAGAAAACATCTAGCACAGTGTTCGGTTTATTAGCCCATAGAAAACATCTAGCACAGTGTTCGGTTTATTAGCCGATAGAAAACATCTAGCACAGTGTTCGGTTTATTAGCCTATAGAAAACATCTAGCACAGTGTTCGGTTTATTAGCCCATAGAAAACATCTAGCACAGTGTTCGGTTTATTAGCACATAGAAAACATCCAGCTCAGTGTTCGGTTTATTAGCCTATAGAAAACATCTAGCACAGTGTTCGGTTTATTAGCTTATAGAAAACATCTAGCACAGTGTTCGGTTTATTAGCCCATAGAAAACATCTAGCATAGTGTTCATCCCAGTCtagctctgtcccaaatggcacccgattcacTATAAAGTGcgccacttttgaccagggcagagtagtgcactacgtaggggatatgatgccatttgggacatatcctaAAGCGATAGATACCCCTTTTACTAGTTAGACCCCCACCCACCCCTCCTGAGCGCCTGTCTGATTGTTGTCTGTGTGTTTTCAGATCACCACCAAGGAGGAGGTGAACTCTAAGCATGCCACCTCTATCAAGACGGAGCTGGAGCCTGAGACCTTCAGACCCAACCTCAGTGAACCTAGCGAGCTGCTGGAGGCGCAGCAGATAGAGAAGGTAATAACTCACACTGCTGATGGGCACAATGGCTTGATCCATGCCCATTGATTGTCAATGGGCTACTTCCTAAAGCAACGTCATGGTTGACCTTCAACCACAGGCCTTCAGCCAGAGCAGTGCTGGCCCTCCCTGAGGAGCTATCTGTTTAGTGACAGCAGGGTCTTGAGCCTCATCATTACAAAGCTGATGGTATAGTAGCTGGATCAGATCATCTCTATGAATTACGATACTGGAATGGTTGGAGTTTTCAGATAAGGTCTGTTAGGGTTTTAACATGGGTGAGTTGGGCTTAGTCTTCAGGAAAAAGGCATATTTGCATGTAGGCCTATAACTGTTGGGGAAAATGGATTCTTGTTAGGACATGCAACAAAGGAAGGAGCCTTAGTAATGTGTGTGACTAGCCTGCTATGCTCTTATTGTAGGTCTCTCTGTGGTCGACACTTAACCTGTTCTCCTGAGACCGTTGTGTTCTGGGGGTGTGGAGCTCAGTTACTCTCTAACAACCAGCTGTGGGAAAAGGTCACTGCAGCTGTAATGGACCATTGATGTCTGTGGCCTTTCTCTCTTTCATTTCTGTTTATTCCCCCCGGCGTCTCTCTTTTCTCCAGCTGGCCAAGAACCTCCCTCCCCGTACCATTGGGTACCCCTGGACTTTGGCCTATGGCACCACCAAGCATGGCATGAGCATCAAGAGCCTGTACCGGGCCATGCAGGGGCAGGACACCCCCGTGCTGTTGGTCATCAGGGACAGTGATGGTGGGGTGAGTGGGACAGCAACACTTCTCTATTAGACCTGAATCCAAAGTCCAGATCTGTGCACGTAACTCAAATGTATATATATCCTCCATTAACGTCAATGTGTAGTTTATGCATCAGTGTGAGACAAGCTCG
Coding sequences within it:
- the LOC115181010 gene encoding oxidation resistance protein 1 isoform X7, whose product is MFSRRVKEETPLTPKYTYVVSLTEYHRRIDALNSEDLKSLCKRLQITTKEEVNSKHATSIKTELEPETFRPNLSEPSELLEAQQIEKLAKNLPPRTIGYPWTLAYGTTKHGMSIKSLYRAMQGQDTPVLLVIRDSDGGVFGALASEPFKISEGFYGTGETFLFTFCPEFEVYKWTGDNMFFMKGDMDSLAFGGGSGEFGLWLDGDLYHGRSHSCKTFGNPMLSKKEDFYIQDIEIWAFE